Proteins encoded within one genomic window of Pararhizobium capsulatum DSM 1112:
- a CDS encoding Lrp/AsnC family transcriptional regulator, translating to MSALDAIDRNILRLLRVDARMSNAAIAVEVGLSPSACLRRIKLMENSGVIRGYTALIDASGADATIAVIINITLERQTEENLDRFEAAVRKHPEIRECFLMTGGSDYLLRVEVATAGDFERIHKEILSTLPGVLRIHSSFSIRNVLATRAKGRR from the coding sequence ATGAGCGCACTCGACGCGATAGACCGCAATATCCTGAGGCTTCTCCGGGTCGATGCGCGCATGAGCAATGCGGCAATCGCTGTCGAAGTCGGCCTCTCACCGTCGGCGTGTCTGCGCCGGATAAAACTGATGGAAAATTCAGGCGTCATCCGCGGCTATACCGCGCTTATCGATGCGTCCGGTGCGGATGCTACCATCGCCGTGATCATCAATATCACGCTGGAGCGGCAGACGGAGGAGAACCTGGATCGTTTCGAGGCGGCGGTGCGCAAGCATCCGGAAATCCGGGAATGTTTCCTGATGACGGGAGGATCCGATTACCTGCTGCGCGTGGAAGTCGCCACTGCCGGCGACTTCGAACGTATCCACAAGGAGATACTTTCGACCCTGCCAGGGGTCCTGCGAATTCATTCGAGTTTTTCGATCCGCAATGTCCTTGCGACCCGCGCGAAGGGACGGCGATAA
- a CDS encoding cupin domain-containing protein, whose product MSVDIGNRLRYLRIAHNLSQRELAKRTGVPNSTISLIESNASNPSVGALKRILDGIPIGLAEFFAFEPDRPRKAFYASEELVEIGKGAISYRQVGDNLFGRSLQILKECYQPGADTGKIPLVHDGEEGGIVLSGRLEVTVEDERRILGPGDAYYFESRRPHRFRCVGPVPCEVISACTPPTF is encoded by the coding sequence ATGTCAGTCGATATCGGCAATCGCCTCCGCTATCTGCGGATTGCGCATAACCTGTCCCAAAGGGAGCTTGCCAAGCGAACCGGCGTGCCCAATTCGACCATATCGCTTATCGAATCGAACGCTTCGAACCCTTCGGTCGGGGCGCTCAAGAGAATTCTGGACGGGATCCCCATCGGGCTGGCCGAGTTCTTCGCCTTCGAGCCTGATCGTCCGCGAAAGGCTTTCTATGCCTCCGAGGAACTGGTGGAAATCGGCAAGGGCGCGATTTCCTACAGGCAGGTGGGGGACAATCTGTTCGGGCGCAGCCTGCAAATTCTCAAGGAGTGTTATCAGCCGGGCGCCGATACGGGAAAGATCCCCCTTGTGCATGACGGAGAAGAAGGCGGGATCGTGCTTTCCGGTCGGCTAGAGGTAACGGTCGAAGACGAACGGCGCATCCTGGGGCCGGGTGATGCCTACTATTTCGAAAGCCGCCGTCCCCATCGTTTCCGTTGTGTCGGCCCGGTGCCGTGCGAAGTGATCAGCGCCTGCACGCCACCGACCTTTTAG
- the alr gene encoding alanine racemase — translation MNNVVLAMPREADFTQGASGILTIDLGALQRNYRRLSKAASPAKASAVVKADGYGLGATTVSRALYAEGCRQFFIAHFSEALLLRPDLPADAQIFVLSGLLPGTEIACATNNIIPVLNSIDQLRCWSNTARAMKHTLPAALQFDTGMSRLGVPPEERAAVAAALKNSSYVNIMFLMSHLAAADDPGSDQNISQLAEMTRAANEFPGIDLCFANSGGLFLGADYHGVLVRPGIALYGGQPAAEMKEPMEPVISLDVAVIQTRTVHAGARIGYSGTHIAEKEMRLATLAAGYADGLPRSLSNRGAVYYRGVRLPIVGRVSMDSMTVDMSALPKGTLALGSHVEVIGRNQTLEDVARDAGTISYEILTSLGQRYTRRYR, via the coding sequence ATGAATAACGTCGTTCTGGCCATGCCGCGGGAGGCAGATTTCACGCAAGGCGCCAGCGGAATTCTGACGATCGATCTGGGCGCCCTGCAACGCAATTATCGCCGCCTGTCTAAGGCGGCATCACCGGCAAAGGCTTCCGCAGTCGTCAAGGCCGATGGTTACGGGCTAGGCGCAACCACGGTATCAAGAGCCCTCTATGCCGAAGGCTGCCGACAGTTCTTCATCGCCCATTTTTCCGAGGCGCTCCTGCTGCGTCCGGACTTGCCAGCCGACGCACAGATTTTCGTTCTGAGCGGCCTGCTACCCGGCACCGAGATCGCCTGCGCGACCAACAACATCATCCCGGTTCTGAATTCGATCGATCAGTTGCGTTGCTGGTCGAACACCGCCCGCGCGATGAAGCACACATTGCCTGCGGCTCTCCAGTTCGACACCGGCATGTCGCGACTTGGCGTGCCGCCGGAAGAAAGAGCTGCGGTCGCTGCGGCGCTGAAGAATTCCAGCTACGTCAATATCATGTTCCTCATGAGCCACCTCGCGGCGGCTGACGATCCCGGCAGCGACCAGAACATCAGCCAGCTTGCTGAAATGACGCGTGCCGCCAACGAATTCCCGGGAATCGATCTCTGCTTTGCAAACTCCGGAGGCCTCTTCCTCGGTGCGGACTATCATGGTGTACTGGTGCGCCCGGGGATTGCGCTTTACGGCGGTCAGCCGGCCGCGGAGATGAAGGAACCGATGGAGCCGGTCATCAGCCTCGACGTCGCGGTCATTCAAACACGCACAGTCCATGCCGGCGCAAGGATCGGCTACTCCGGCACGCATATTGCCGAGAAGGAGATGCGCCTTGCCACCCTGGCCGCCGGATATGCCGATGGCCTTCCCCGCAGTCTCAGCAATCGGGGCGCGGTCTACTACAGGGGCGTTCGGTTGCCCATCGTCGGTCGGGTCTCCATGGACAGCATGACGGTCGATATGTCGGCCCTGCCGAAGGGTACGCTGGCACTTGGCAGCCATGTCGAGGTCATCGGCCGAAACCAGACGCTCGAAGACGTGGCCCGAGATGCCGGAACCATCTCCTATGAAATTCTGACCAGTCTCGGCCAGCGCTACACGCGGCGCTATCGCTAG
- the gcl gene encoding glyoxylate carboligase — MAKMRAVDAAVLVLEKEGVDCAFGVPGAAINPFYSALKTRGSVRHILARHVEGASHMAEGYTRAEAGNIGVCIGTSGPAGTDMITGLYSASADSIPILCITGQAPRARLDKEDFQAVDISKIAAPVTKWAVTVMEPALVPFVFQKAFHLMRSGRPGPVLVDLPIDVQLAEIEFDIETYAPLAPYKPEATRAQAEKAIAMLNAAERPLIVAGGGIINADASDLLVEFAEITGIPVIPTLMGWGTIPDDHPLMAGMCGLQTSHRYGNATLLASDFVLGVGNRWANRHTGNIPTYTEGRTFVHVDIEPTQIGRVFAPDFGIVSDAGAALKLFLDVATEWKSAGKLRDWSAWAQECQDRKRTMLRKTHFDQTPLKPQRVYEEMNRAFGRDTCYVSTIGLSQIAGAQFLHVYKPRNWINCGQAGPLGWTLPAALGVRAADPDRPIVALSGDYDFQFMIEELAVGAQHKLPYLHVVVNNSYLGLIRQAQRGFNMDFEVSLAFDNINASDDAEQGYGVDHVAVAEGLGCKAIRVRSPNEFQEAFEKARALMAEHQVPVVIEFILERVTNIAMGADINAVVEFEDLAARGEDAPTATLALLD, encoded by the coding sequence ATGGCAAAAATGCGAGCTGTCGATGCAGCGGTTCTGGTGCTGGAGAAGGAAGGCGTCGATTGCGCCTTCGGGGTGCCGGGCGCCGCCATCAATCCCTTTTACTCGGCCCTGAAGACACGCGGTTCCGTGCGCCACATTCTGGCACGCCATGTCGAGGGTGCGTCCCACATGGCCGAAGGGTATACCAGAGCCGAGGCCGGCAATATCGGCGTCTGCATCGGCACCTCAGGCCCGGCCGGTACCGACATGATCACCGGCCTCTATTCGGCCTCGGCCGATTCGATCCCGATCCTCTGCATCACCGGCCAGGCGCCGCGTGCCCGGCTGGACAAGGAGGATTTCCAGGCCGTCGATATTTCGAAGATCGCGGCTCCCGTCACCAAATGGGCGGTCACCGTCATGGAACCGGCGCTCGTGCCTTTTGTCTTCCAGAAGGCGTTCCACCTGATGCGTTCAGGCCGTCCGGGCCCGGTGCTGGTCGACCTGCCGATCGACGTCCAGCTCGCCGAGATCGAATTCGATATCGAGACCTACGCGCCGCTCGCCCCTTACAAGCCTGAAGCGACCCGCGCACAGGCCGAAAAGGCGATCGCCATGCTGAACGCGGCGGAACGCCCGCTGATCGTTGCCGGCGGCGGCATCATCAATGCCGATGCGTCCGATCTCCTGGTCGAGTTCGCGGAGATCACCGGCATCCCCGTCATCCCCACCCTGATGGGCTGGGGCACGATCCCGGACGATCATCCACTGATGGCCGGCATGTGCGGCCTGCAGACCTCGCATCGTTACGGCAACGCGACGCTGCTTGCTTCCGATTTCGTGCTCGGTGTCGGCAACCGCTGGGCAAACCGCCATACCGGCAATATCCCGACCTATACGGAAGGCCGCACCTTCGTTCACGTCGATATCGAACCGACCCAGATCGGCCGCGTGTTCGCACCCGATTTCGGCATCGTATCCGATGCCGGTGCCGCGCTGAAACTGTTCCTTGATGTGGCGACCGAATGGAAATCGGCGGGCAAGCTGCGCGACTGGTCGGCCTGGGCGCAGGAGTGCCAGGATCGCAAGCGCACCATGCTACGCAAGACCCATTTCGACCAGACGCCACTGAAGCCGCAGCGGGTCTATGAGGAGATGAACCGGGCCTTCGGCCGCGACACCTGCTATGTCTCGACCATCGGTCTCAGCCAGATCGCCGGCGCGCAGTTCCTGCACGTCTACAAGCCGCGCAACTGGATCAACTGCGGCCAGGCCGGCCCGCTCGGCTGGACGCTGCCGGCAGCACTCGGCGTGCGTGCCGCCGATCCAGATCGGCCGATCGTCGCGCTTTCCGGCGATTACGACTTCCAGTTCATGATCGAGGAACTGGCGGTCGGGGCACAGCACAAGCTGCCATACCTGCATGTGGTCGTGAACAACTCCTATCTCGGTCTCATCCGTCAGGCGCAGCGCGGCTTCAACATGGATTTCGAGGTGAGCCTCGCCTTCGACAACATCAATGCGTCTGATGATGCGGAACAGGGTTACGGCGTCGATCATGTCGCGGTTGCCGAAGGTCTCGGCTGCAAGGCGATCCGGGTGCGCAGTCCCAACGAATTCCAGGAGGCTTTCGAGAAGGCGCGCGCGCTGATGGCGGAACATCAGGTTCCCGTCGTCATCGAGTTCATCCTGGAGCGCGTGACCAACATCGCCATGGGCGCCGATATCAACGCCGTGGTCGAGTTCGAGGACCTTGCCGCGCGCGGCGAGGATGCCCCGACGGCAACGCTTGCGCTGCTCGACTAG
- a CDS encoding D-amino acid dehydrogenase, translating into MRVIVLGAGIIGVTSAYQLARTGHEVIVLDRQQGPALETSFANAGEVSFGYCSPWAAPGIPMKALKWLFMEHAPLILRPKIDAAMLSWMVRMLSNCTSRRYAINKSRMLQLADYSRASLAELRSETRIAYDERMQGTLQLFRTQQQLDASGKDVKALAADGIPYEVLDRDGCIKVEPALAHAREKIVGGLLTPKDETGDCFKFTNALAEKASALGVKFVYGTSIKGLDVMGGRVRAVVTDRERIEADAIVVALGSYSPLLLKPLGIRLPVYPVKGYSLTLPITDVSRAPESTVMDETFKIAITRLGDRIRVGGMAEISGYTNDLGQARRRTLEHSVTDLFPGGDIAKATFWSGLRPMTPDGTPVIGPTKIGGLFLNTGHGTLGWTMSTGSARVINDLVSGRKPDIDATDLAIARYA; encoded by the coding sequence ATGAGAGTCATCGTTCTCGGGGCCGGCATTATCGGCGTAACATCGGCTTATCAGCTTGCCAGGACCGGCCACGAGGTCATCGTGCTGGACCGGCAGCAGGGGCCGGCGCTGGAAACCAGCTTCGCCAATGCGGGAGAAGTGTCCTTCGGCTACTGCTCACCCTGGGCTGCACCCGGTATTCCGATGAAGGCATTGAAATGGCTGTTCATGGAACACGCTCCTCTGATCCTGCGTCCGAAGATAGATGCGGCGATGCTGTCCTGGATGGTGAGGATGCTCTCCAACTGCACCTCCAGGCGCTATGCGATCAACAAGAGCCGAATGTTGCAGCTTGCCGACTATAGCCGCGCTTCTCTGGCTGAACTGCGATCCGAGACGAGAATTGCCTATGACGAGCGCATGCAGGGAACCCTGCAGCTTTTCCGTACGCAACAGCAACTGGATGCCTCGGGCAAGGATGTGAAGGCGCTTGCAGCCGACGGCATCCCTTACGAGGTGCTCGACCGTGATGGCTGCATCAAGGTTGAGCCGGCTCTGGCCCATGCGCGCGAGAAGATCGTCGGCGGGCTGCTTACTCCGAAGGACGAGACCGGCGACTGCTTCAAGTTCACCAATGCCCTGGCGGAGAAAGCGTCGGCCCTCGGCGTCAAATTCGTCTACGGTACATCCATCAAGGGCCTTGATGTCATGGGAGGGCGCGTCCGAGCTGTCGTGACCGATCGTGAGCGTATCGAGGCGGATGCGATCGTGGTGGCGCTGGGCAGCTATTCGCCCCTGCTGCTGAAGCCGCTCGGCATCCGGCTGCCGGTCTACCCTGTAAAAGGTTATTCACTCACTCTTCCCATCACCGACGTATCACGCGCACCGGAATCGACGGTCATGGACGAGACTTTCAAAATCGCCATCACGCGTCTCGGCGACCGTATCCGCGTCGGCGGCATGGCCGAGATTTCCGGCTACACCAATGATCTCGGCCAGGCACGTCGGCGCACGCTCGAACATTCCGTCACGGACCTTTTCCCGGGTGGCGATATCGCCAAGGCAACCTTCTGGTCGGGCCTGCGACCGATGACGCCGGATGGCACGCCTGTCATCGGCCCGACGAAGATTGGTGGCCTGTTCCTCAACACCGGGCACGGCACGCTCGGATGGACGATGAGCACGGGCTCGGCACGGGTCATCAACGACCTCGTGAGCGGCCGCAAACCGGACATCGATGCAACGGATCTGGCTATTGCCCGCTACGCTTGA
- the hyi gene encoding hydroxypyruvate isomerase: MPKFAANLTMLFNEVPFLDRFAAAAEAGFEGVEYLFPYDFDAEALRAALDINGLTQVLHNLPAGNWASGERGIAILPDRIDEFRRGVASAVDYATALGCTQVNCLSGIAPVGVADAVLRNTFVANLKLAADELGKHGIRLLIEPINRFDIPGFYLNTVEQAASIIRDVGSDNLFIQYDLYHQQRTEGELIGTFKTHQARIAHVQLADNPGRNEPGTGEIAYPLVFGALGALGYDGWIGCEYKPRTTTAEGLGWFAEASRAPKSADIIKIRS; encoded by the coding sequence ATGCCGAAATTTGCGGCGAACCTGACAATGCTTTTCAACGAGGTGCCGTTCCTCGATCGCTTCGCAGCTGCTGCCGAAGCCGGTTTCGAAGGGGTGGAATATCTCTTCCCCTACGATTTCGACGCCGAGGCACTGCGCGCGGCCCTCGACATCAACGGCCTGACGCAGGTGCTGCACAACCTGCCGGCCGGCAACTGGGCGAGCGGCGAGCGCGGCATCGCCATCCTGCCGGATCGCATCGATGAGTTTCGCCGCGGCGTCGCCTCGGCCGTCGATTATGCGACGGCGCTCGGTTGCACACAGGTCAACTGCCTGTCCGGCATCGCGCCGGTCGGTGTCGCCGATGCGGTGCTGCGCAACACCTTCGTTGCCAACCTGAAGCTGGCCGCCGATGAACTCGGCAAGCACGGCATCCGCCTGCTGATAGAGCCGATCAACCGTTTCGACATTCCCGGTTTCTACCTCAACACGGTGGAGCAGGCGGCATCGATCATCAGGGATGTCGGCAGCGACAACCTGTTCATCCAGTACGACCTCTACCACCAGCAACGCACCGAGGGCGAACTGATCGGCACGTTCAAGACGCACCAGGCCAGGATCGCCCATGTGCAGCTGGCCGACAATCCCGGTCGCAACGAGCCGGGCACCGGCGAAATCGCCTATCCCTTGGTCTTCGGAGCGCTGGGTGCGCTGGGCTATGACGGCTGGATCGGCTGCGAATACAAGCCGCGCACGACGACGGCGGAAGGCCTCGGCTGGTTTGCCGAAGCAAGCCGCGCGCCGAAGAGCGCAGACATCATCAAGATCAGGAGCTGA
- a CDS encoding 2-hydroxy-3-oxopropionate reductase yields the protein MGTIGFIGLGIMGTPMARHLQEAGHIVVTSKFAIPPRQELVDGGLKIVETPKALAEVVDTIILMLPDTPEVKDVLFGENGVAHGLGKGKLVIDMSSISPIETKEFAKKVRETGAEYVDAPVSGGEVGARNASLSIMCGGSQESFDRALPLLQLMGKNITLVGDCGDGQVTKVANQIIVALTIEAVSEALVFASKAGADPARVREALMGGFASSRILEVHGDRMIKRTFDPGFRISLHQKDLNLALQGAKALGVSLPNTAATQELFNSCTAHGDAGLDHSGLVTALERMANHAVA from the coding sequence ATGGGAACAATCGGTTTTATAGGACTGGGTATCATGGGCACGCCGATGGCGCGCCACCTGCAGGAGGCCGGCCATATTGTCGTCACCTCGAAATTCGCCATCCCGCCGCGCCAGGAACTGGTCGATGGCGGCCTCAAGATCGTCGAGACCCCCAAGGCGCTTGCCGAGGTTGTCGACACGATCATCCTGATGCTGCCGGATACGCCCGAGGTGAAGGACGTCCTGTTCGGCGAAAACGGCGTCGCCCATGGCCTTGGCAAGGGCAAGCTGGTCATCGACATGAGCTCGATCTCGCCGATCGAGACCAAGGAATTCGCAAAGAAGGTGCGCGAAACCGGCGCGGAATATGTCGACGCCCCGGTTTCCGGCGGCGAAGTCGGCGCCCGTAACGCCTCCCTGTCGATCATGTGCGGCGGTTCCCAGGAAAGCTTCGATCGTGCCCTGCCTCTGCTCCAGCTGATGGGCAAGAACATCACGCTGGTCGGCGATTGCGGCGACGGACAGGTCACGAAGGTCGCAAACCAGATCATCGTCGCGTTGACGATCGAGGCGGTATCGGAAGCCCTGGTGTTCGCCTCCAAGGCAGGCGCCGATCCGGCCCGTGTCCGCGAGGCGCTGATGGGTGGCTTCGCCTCGTCGCGCATCCTTGAGGTCCACGGTGATCGCATGATCAAGCGCACCTTCGATCCGGGCTTCCGGATTTCGCTGCACCAGAAGGACCTGAACCTTGCACTGCAGGGAGCAAAGGCGCTGGGCGTCTCGCTGCCCAACACGGCCGCGACCCAGGAACTGTTCAACAGCTGCACTGCCCACGGCGATGCCGGGCTCGACCATTCGGGCCTCGTCACAGCCCTGGAGCGCATGGCCAATCACGCCGTCGCATAA
- a CDS encoding aspartate aminotransferase family protein yields MDQMTTNAPVLDNFWMPFTANRQFKGAPRLLASAEGMFYTDVDGKKVLDGTAGLWCCNAGHGRKRITQAVERQLATLDFAPTFQMGHPLAFDFAAKLAANAPGGASAKLDRVFFTGSGSESVDTALKIAIAYQRAIGQGTRTRIIGREKGYHGVGFGGISVGGLVNNRRVFPQIPADHMRHTLDIERNAFSKGLPAHGVELADDLERLVQLHGAETIAAVIVEPMSGSAGVILPPKGYLEKLRATADKHGILLIFDEVITGFGRLGTPFAVDYFGVVPDLVTTAKGITNGAIPMGAVFASRKVHDGLMVGSENVIELFHGYTYSGHPVACAAGLATLEIYQEEGLLTRAAELADYWQDALHSLKGQPNVVDIRNLGLVGAIELAPRDGAPGTRAYDVFVDCFQNGLLIRVTGDIIALSPPLIIEREQIDTIVSILGDALKRAA; encoded by the coding sequence ATGGATCAGATGACGACAAACGCTCCGGTACTGGACAATTTCTGGATGCCGTTTACGGCGAACCGACAGTTCAAGGGCGCACCGCGTCTGCTGGCCAGCGCCGAGGGGATGTTCTACACGGACGTTGATGGCAAGAAGGTTCTCGACGGTACCGCGGGTCTCTGGTGCTGCAACGCCGGCCACGGCCGCAAGCGGATCACCCAGGCCGTGGAGCGACAGCTTGCCACCTTGGACTTTGCGCCCACCTTCCAGATGGGACATCCGCTCGCCTTCGATTTTGCCGCAAAGCTGGCCGCGAACGCACCGGGTGGTGCTTCGGCCAAGCTGGACCGGGTGTTCTTCACCGGATCGGGATCGGAATCGGTCGACACGGCGCTGAAAATTGCCATCGCCTATCAGCGTGCAATCGGACAGGGTACGCGCACACGGATCATCGGACGGGAAAAGGGCTACCATGGGGTCGGCTTCGGCGGCATCTCGGTCGGCGGTCTCGTCAACAATCGCCGCGTCTTCCCGCAAATCCCTGCCGACCACATGCGCCATACCCTCGATATCGAGCGGAACGCCTTCTCCAAGGGTCTGCCTGCCCATGGGGTGGAACTCGCGGATGATCTGGAGCGTCTGGTGCAGCTGCATGGCGCAGAAACCATTGCCGCCGTCATCGTCGAGCCGATGTCCGGTTCCGCCGGTGTCATTCTTCCGCCCAAGGGCTATCTCGAAAAGCTGCGCGCCACGGCTGACAAGCATGGCATCCTGCTGATCTTCGATGAAGTCATCACCGGCTTCGGGCGACTGGGAACGCCCTTTGCCGTAGACTATTTCGGCGTGGTGCCTGACCTCGTCACCACTGCCAAGGGCATCACCAACGGCGCGATCCCGATGGGCGCCGTCTTTGCCAGCCGCAAGGTCCATGACGGCCTGATGGTCGGCTCGGAAAACGTCATCGAACTGTTCCACGGCTATACCTATTCCGGACACCCGGTCGCTTGCGCTGCCGGTCTCGCAACCTTGGAAATCTACCAGGAAGAGGGTCTGCTTACCCGTGCTGCCGAGCTCGCCGACTATTGGCAGGATGCGCTTCATTCGCTGAAGGGCCAGCCGAATGTAGTCGATATCCGCAACCTCGGCCTTGTCGGCGCAATCGAACTCGCACCTCGCGACGGCGCACCGGGCACCCGTGCCTACGACGTGTTCGTCGACTGCTTCCAGAACGGCCTGCTGATCCGGGTAACCGGCGACATCATCGCCCTTTCGCCGCCGCTCATCATCGAGCGTGAGCAGATCGACACGATTGTCTCGATCCTCGGTGACGCCCTGAAGCGCGCCGCCTGA
- a CDS encoding glycerate kinase type-2 family protein: MPQIVNPKAFLETLFYAAVAAADPAKVLAANLPAPPKGRTVVIGAGKGAAQMAQAFEKLWDGPLEGVVVTRYGYGAPCERIEVLEASHPLPDENGLNASRRLLDAVSGLGPDDLVVALICGGGSALLPLPAEGLTLEDEIAVNRALLASGAPISAMNAIRKQISQIKGGRLAAAAHPAKVVSLVVSDIPGDDPALVASGPTIADASSRADALKIVERYRLDLPTRVCTLLSEATSLPPTPEDIRFARNEVRLVASAAVSLDAAAELAQRAGIGAVVLSDAIEGEAAEVGRVHAAIAREVVARNRPFRKPVVILSGGETTVTLRGKGRGGRNSEFLLSLSMAIDGAGNITALAADTDGIDGSEDNAGAFADGRTIARLSALGHDAASLLNANDSWSAFSVLGDLFRPGPTGTNVNDFRAILIA, translated from the coding sequence ATGCCGCAGATCGTCAACCCCAAGGCTTTTCTTGAAACCCTGTTTTATGCGGCGGTCGCGGCGGCCGATCCGGCAAAGGTGCTTGCCGCCAACCTGCCGGCCCCTCCGAAGGGGCGCACGGTGGTCATCGGCGCCGGCAAGGGTGCCGCCCAGATGGCGCAGGCCTTCGAAAAGCTTTGGGATGGCCCGCTCGAAGGCGTCGTCGTGACCCGCTACGGCTACGGCGCGCCCTGCGAGCGCATCGAGGTGCTGGAGGCCTCGCACCCGCTTCCCGACGAAAACGGACTGAACGCCTCGCGCCGCCTGCTGGATGCCGTCAGTGGTCTTGGCCCGGATGATCTTGTCGTCGCTTTGATCTGCGGTGGCGGCTCGGCGCTTCTGCCTCTGCCGGCGGAGGGCCTGACGCTTGAGGACGAAATCGCGGTTAATCGCGCGCTTCTTGCTTCGGGTGCGCCGATCAGTGCGATGAATGCCATCCGCAAGCAGATTTCGCAGATCAAGGGCGGCCGCCTTGCCGCAGCCGCCCATCCGGCCAAGGTGGTGTCCCTCGTCGTCTCGGATATTCCCGGTGACGATCCCGCTCTGGTGGCCTCCGGGCCGACCATCGCGGATGCAAGCAGCCGCGCCGATGCATTGAAGATTGTCGAGCGCTACCGGCTGGACCTGCCAACCCGTGTGTGTACGCTTCTGTCGGAAGCAACCTCATTGCCACCCACTCCCGAAGACATTCGCTTCGCACGAAACGAAGTCCGCCTCGTTGCGTCTGCCGCGGTATCCCTCGATGCTGCGGCGGAATTGGCGCAGCGGGCGGGTATCGGCGCGGTCGTGCTGTCGGACGCGATCGAAGGGGAGGCGGCGGAGGTTGGCCGTGTTCATGCGGCGATTGCCCGCGAAGTCGTGGCGCGTAACCGGCCTTTCAGGAAACCTGTGGTCATCCTCTCCGGCGGCGAAACCACCGTGACCTTGCGCGGCAAGGGCAGGGGCGGCCGCAACAGCGAATTCCTGCTGTCACTCTCCATGGCTATCGATGGTGCGGGAAACATCACAGCACTTGCCGCCGATACTGATGGCATCGACGGCTCTGAAGACAATGCCGGCGCCTTCGCCGATGGCCGCACCATCGCACGGCTCTCGGCGCTGGGGCACGACGCCGCCTCGCTGCTTAACGCCAATGACAGCTGGTCGGCCTTTTCCGTGCTTGGCGACCTCTTCCGTCCCGGCCCAACGGGCACGAATGTCAACGATTTCCGGGCCATCCTGATCGCCTGA
- a CDS encoding RraA family protein — translation MNTPVSAHDIKAAWPTGFTVNPRVSTLSRDLIDGFRNVPVPHASDSMGRHTGARGLIAYHGDQSETICGPAVTVRIRPGDNLMIHLAIMTAEPGDIIVIDGGGDLSTAVIGGLMRTSALARGIRAFVLDGALRDVAEWKEGGVGAFARGNIHRGPSKDGPGELNVPIACAGLSVMPGDLILCDVDGVVSVPAADAETLLVKCRAHAERERVINEKNRTGQPDWERFNGLLRQKGCPV, via the coding sequence ATGAACACTCCAGTTTCAGCACATGACATCAAGGCCGCATGGCCGACCGGCTTCACGGTCAACCCGCGTGTCTCCACCCTGTCCAGGGACCTGATCGACGGCTTCCGCAACGTCCCCGTTCCACACGCCAGCGACAGCATGGGCCGCCACACCGGCGCACGGGGCCTCATCGCCTATCACGGTGACCAGAGCGAGACGATCTGCGGGCCGGCGGTGACCGTGCGCATCCGCCCCGGCGACAACCTCATGATCCATCTGGCAATCATGACGGCCGAGCCGGGCGACATCATCGTCATCGACGGCGGCGGCGATCTGTCCACAGCCGTCATCGGCGGCCTGATGCGCACCAGCGCGCTTGCCCGTGGCATCCGCGCCTTCGTTCTCGACGGCGCCCTGCGCGACGTTGCGGAATGGAAGGAAGGCGGCGTCGGCGCTTTTGCCCGTGGCAACATCCATCGCGGTCCGAGCAAGGACGGTCCGGGTGAACTGAACGTGCCGATCGCCTGCGCCGGTCTGTCAGTGATGCCGGGCGACCTGATCCTCTGCGATGTCGATGGCGTGGTTTCCGTGCCTGCGGCCGATGCAGAGACGCTGCTGGTCAAATGCCGCGCCCATGCCGAGCGCGAGCGCGTGATCAACGAGAAGAACAGGACCGGCCAGCCCGACTGGGAGCGCTTCAATGGCCTGCTGCGACAAAAAGGATGCCCGGTCTGA